TAGGTGATATTTCTATGCTAGCTATCtaatttttcattcatgaaaatccgcactgttaacattttttgaacaactttaaCAAATGTTACAACGTTACAAAAGCAGGTGTTCTGATGGTCATAGAGCGGGGATAGGAGACAATCTGAAGGTGCCAGGCACAAAGCTTTTGTCCAGTGTATCGGGTTGCTTGTATACCAAATTGGCTAAGCCACagacttttcaatatttaataccttTCTGAATATTGGCGAATACTTGTACAAAACTCTGGCACTCcaaaagtatgtgaaccaagatggcgtacaccggaacgtagtatgtgtaccaggttagaattagcACATAATTGTATTTcagtttttcttatttcagttctattacgagtttgggtactagccaagtgattcccgtagtgtttgtacctaaaattatggcctaactctaacctggtacacatactatgttcctgtgtccgccatcttgttttacatGCTTCTGAGTTACAAAACTTCTGAATAAGCCAACCCACTACATTCTTTCTAGGATCTAGTATATAGACTGCGCAATCAGTAATAAAACCCACTTTTATACCCGAATATCTTACTTTTTCGTTTTCTCCTAATTATATCGTGAAGGGTTCCCAATGTTTTTCTGTTACTCCAGTTCTCTAACATCACTTCGTGCTTTATCAAAAGCGAACAAAATAACTCTTGAAAATGCTGCGAAAAAATAGAGcaagttgacaaatattttattgtaatttcgGAATTTAGCAAATTCGATATTTCCATGTAAAACAGAAGATTCCAATAAAAAAATCAGCTGTTATTCAAAACAACGAGTTCCTCAAGGGTTAGTGTCAAGATAGCAATATCGTAAACTAACTAACTAACGATGCCAACGATCCATGTTCCTAATAATAAAACCATCCATAGACAACTATCAATCTTTAACTAACCTTCGAGaatctagaacaggggtgggcaattacttttctgagtgggccagttactgATAATCGACTTGGTTACTAGGCCGAAGGCTCCAAACCTAATATGAAACTACGAAAAAAATAGTTCATTTACAACAGCTAGCCCAGAAGATAGGCTATCGTTTAAATACATATTAATAAGAAGCACAAAGTAACAAATAAGGCAAATGTGACGGTAAAtccatcgatattttcaacgaaaattTGTATTCActaaaactatagtcgtaatttccgCAGACACAAGTGGGCTGAGTGAAACACTTTTGTGGGTTACTTCGCAATCTAAGATAAAACTCAAAATAGAATTtctggtactcccgaagtatgtgaagcaagatggcggacaccggaacgtagtatgtgtaccagattagggttaggccacaattttattccaatttcccttattttagttttattacgagttcgtagactagccaagtgactcccgtcttatttgtacctgaaattatggcctaaccctaacctggtacacatactacgttccggtgtccgccatcttggttcatatacttcgagagtaccgaatttcttcatattttttactcaaatgcttttaatttttttgtcttttactgattacattttgaaagatttgaaatgattttattgtTACCCCCGCTCTCTCAGCTTTACTTCGTACACATAagtaaacaaaaacaacaatgtACAAAAACTCGTTGCAAAAAAAACTTTCTGATCGCACGCGAGAATGCTGCCGAAAATTACAGCaaattaaagaatattttataGTATGACATCATATGATATGACACTCTCAGACTTATCATGGGCCATTGAAGAGAAGATTGTGATAAATGGATAGATCTGTAAACCAATACGACTCACATGATTCGGTttcttttgttttatatttgagaCATCTCAGCCCTCGAACCAGGTGTTTTTGCCCCACATGCTCACAACAATGTGTAACGCGATAGAAAACTAGGGTCAATCGcgtgattgaatattttgtcaatgaaatataatatttcgttATTCTATTACTGTTATGTCGTCAAtgttaatcaatttttgaaaattgctcTAAGTGAACCTTCAAGATTTCCAACGCAAATAAAACAACATCATCCTTGATTTTCAACATGTACATAAGGCGCatggattcgaaccagcgatgTAAAACACCCGATGCCAATACAACTAAGTCTTACGTTTTTTTAACGCCAGAAATCAGGGTGGTCCTGGGTTGTATGCTCCGGGggcaacaaaattatttttgcattgttcgcgggtcacaatagtgccaagattccaagaatatataaatagtgcaatacaaaacaaacacttttattgtgcaaacacatcgatcattatttgtcatttattaagctaaaacgtgcaaaaaccaccaaaaaacctGCAAAAAGATTTCtgtatctacatttagtgtaagatttcaaactcttctcAACGGAAAAAGTGCTTCCACAAATGTGAGTGCCTTCGAACATCGATaagattttcaaatcaaaatcttaactttgaaaaatgctcattgctcccaagattctaaaatgtagttttaaattgaataccctaggtcaggggtgggcaacctctGGCACGCGAGCTCAtctattcggcacgcgagcgaagcctcggaaacgagatcattctccttcagataaaaagtttcaagaatTGTCTGATgaactcggtgttcgtttattcattatcgtttgttaacaatccttTTGTTTAACCCGTCTTGTTCTTTCATGACATATTGctacaaacaaatatattatgacgtaacaaatgagtgagctctcgGGAAATTTTGTTGAGAAGGGTGCaacattcatttggctacattcttacgtaatatagttcgcCTGCGTCaccatttttcttcatttctgccttatttatgaagttgtacagctcatgttggttagtgtTACTTGccaacttactgttataaattgatttcgggAGTAATTGGGCGATTAGGAAAATGAAttcaagagagaagtgcagaaaacgaactattgcgcGATTGGGATGTCATTCCCGAAAATTAATCGTGTCTTAAttaaaaaactttgcaactgcattactctccatgttttcatttacatatgcttgtatatctctgttctcagttatgagcTTTATCTCGATACAGTAGTAGCCCGAAAAATGGAACCAGTGGTTCGTGTATTTCTCTGgaagttataaaaaataaacccaACGTAAAATCTCTATCGGCGTAATttagcagcagaagtctcactgatataaaataagaaaagtaatcaagtCTATTTGTTGGACTGATATTTTACCGACTAGTGAATCTGTCTGCACATGTTTAAAagatttattattgtgtatttttgctttgaaagtagcaacgaattgtttttaattttgatcggcacgcggaagaattttgtcgtcaAATTAAGCCGATTTTGGAtcccgagccgaaaaaggttgtcCATCCCTGCCCTAGGTAGCAAAGAGGCTAATAAGCGGTTCTCTAAGACCAGCAGAACAACATTCTTGTCGTATCCATTTCATGTCATTATAAAAATAGTATATCCTCTCAAATATCGTCATATACAAAGCGAAGGGTGTGAATAACACTTTTATATGGTATATGGGAACATTCCTATATGACATACGGGAATACATTAATATGACATAGGGAACACTTTTATATTACATATGGAAACACTTTTCTATGACATATGGAAACAATTTAATTAATATGACATAATTGAAATGATTTAAATTATAACCTATATATAGATGAAATCTGTTTTTCAAGCCCAGGGGCGTATAgccaaaaaatttatttagttatcaggcatatgcgacctaggctaatagattcctcatacgatttttagttttctatggagcctattttgttagcagatattcccgaccaaaaagatagaaagttaataaacaatttagactagccaagcacattattcaacttcgccAGTTGCCTTAGCCAAGCATGACATTAATCAATTCAGTGACACTAGTGATGtaataatatgtcaaaagatttttctggttatttttatggcAAAACAACATCaaaggcgattttttttttaaattccgcaaatgcgacgcgggccacagataatgaagcggcgggcgaCCCCCATTGTTCATATTTTATACCCGGATTGAAAATTCTACGGaatgttttattatattatatgtaAATTCTTGCATGTAAAGAAATAATTCACATCTCAGTTGATGGCACACACTGCATTGATATTAACAGTGCCCAATTTGTGAAACTTGTTTAAACTGATAGCATTACTAATTAATTCCCGGgcgtcgggaacctttttgacAAAGAGACCCATaaaaggtacatattttcaattgcatttccgtgcgagccatatagcaTTTTTTCCATTTATCATGTCttgaattttaattcaaaagtcAACATTTGTTTGAAATCTGGCAACAATAGTAAGATTAGCCTTGGAAAATCAGATATTTCTGGAAGTCCTATGCCGcaaccaaaagagccatatatggctcgcgagccatgggttccggCCACAGCTGTAGCCTAAGAATCATAACAATTTTCCAATAACTTAAACGTACATGAGGGGCATGAACTCTTgtcatttcattttattttatacgaAACTGAACTGAAATCGATTTCCTGTTTGTTTGTGACTCAACAGTGTTCTTGGATGCCCTTTCAATAAAACATCATTACACTGTGTTCATAATCCACTGTATACCACCGTAGCTTTTCATTTTGAGAGTGTAACGGTATCCTGTAGCATTGCTGTGTAATTCATAAAATGTTTTCTGTTTTAATTATTCTACTTATAGGACTGAAGAGCGTCGTGACAGGCATATTGAAGTTTCGTACCCATCTGAATAACATCATTCAAGAGTTGACGTATTGGGAAgtcaaaatatagaaatacaaGACTATTTGTGAAGCTCTTACGaactatcaatgaattgaatagCGGTCGTGAATACAAATAGCATATgtgttattaataataataatgtgtGTTACCAGTTGGTTTTGATTTTCAAGCTGGTTCCTTTTAAAATTagcaaacaaaaattaaatccATATATTGAATTCAATAAGTTATTTCAGTTTTCAAATCTGGTGTAAAAATTCAAATGCGGCAGATTtatttctataattttaacTTAGAATCTTGTCAAGCGAGACAAGCAAGTAGTCACGTTCCAGTAGAAAGTCACCAAAAAGTACGATTGGACTATaacttaatatttattaattcaaaCAGTTCGCGTTTTTTTTTGgccaatttttaatttgtcacatttcaatttataatgaataaaagaGCAAAGTTAATTGCAATTCCTGGGTTATGTTTGTTTATTCGATGATGGTTCTTCTTCTAGTTCTTATCCTTCGATATAGAAGTACTGAAACGTTTCAGGCTCGCCTACCACGGATTTATTAAAGCATGGGTTAGGCGATAGGTATGGATTGTTTGCCAGATTGATTATGATTTAAATCGTGAATATCTGAATTGCGATATCCCACAGTCGGACCATCTAATTCAAAGTTTGTTCGTTCAACTAAccaataatttataaaataaatattttattacagtTGATATTTCTGTGATCGTTCAATTCGGAGGAGCGTCAGACAGTTCACCATGTGGTAACAAAGACAGTTTCACGGTGAGTCAGGTTGCTATCGCGTGATTTTTTTCTACTTTTAGCTTTTCATACACTAATGCATATTTCTTTCATGTAACAGGCATCAAATCAGGAAGGTGAGAATGAGTTTATTACGAACATACTGCACTGTAACTGAACTGAAATAAACTTAAATGAATAACAAAGAATAAACCGCATTCAACTAACTTTCAGCTGATGTAATATTCCTAGCATTATGTAACAAGAGAGCAAGCAACAAGATTGCATGAACATGACATATTTTtcttatattaattttttaataaaagttaCCAACTTTTAAGCATTCGAACAGTTCCTTAGAGCTCTAAGTAAATGCATCAACGTGTTAGACCAATAGCCTGAAAAaggagtgtgcaacctgtgggctaaatgcggcccacagaaaaaaaaattgcggcAATTTTGAGTTATGTCTAGCGAGCGAAGCgggtttttaatttaatttattctgATGCGAGTAATTCCAAGCCCTTTGCGATGCAAATCCGATATCTGtgcccaaaatttttgtgcctgacTAGAAAGCCTATGATAAATAAAAGTGCGTCTCGCGGTTTCaccaagttatttgtatctggccctcctgtacgAAAGGTTGCGCACCCGTTAGCCTAGCCATTCCGTCATAATTCAATGATTTTCATTACAGAACTACGAGCAAAACTGGCGCAAAAGTTGGAATCGGTATTGTTGGAAAATAAAGATGATTTTGTTACCATTTCGTCCCATTTTCGATACAACAATGAATTGCACTCGACCGACCTTACTAAATTAGACGTCACAActgatgacgtcacagatttGTTGACAACATCACATCCATCGACAGCAGCAACAAGCGACGAATCTACTTCCTCTTCATCCAATACTAATAACGTTGCCGAATACACCTTTGCAACTGATGATGACGTCACTGGTTCGTTAGCAACCGATAACATCATGAAAACTAGTGAAGCATCAAAATACTTTAAGACCACATCCGCATCGCACTTAACATTTGAGTCGACAACACCAAAGAAATTCCAAACTACAGGTACGTATGTATCATATCTGAAGAAAGCTACATACAAATAAGCAGTGATCGATAACTCAGTCAACTTTTTGTAAAAAccggaatatttttattaattggaCATTGCTAACACAAATTGTAACCACGCGTTTCGTTGTGGGTATCGCGACTGAATCcaaatttttacttttcaacATTTTCTGAAATCATCTGGTTCATTGAGTTTATTActtgaaaaatcattttgttctTCAGGTATAATAACTTCTATCGTTACCGAGCACACTACTACGGAAGCCGACAGGATATCCAGTACAGATATCGAAAGATTCACGACACATACTACCGGGATTTCTCTATTACCaggtaaaataaatataaacgtTATTAAtattggacacctagtggacctatggatcgtttcaatactatgtttttgttgttcttgttgttttttgacacgtttttggacacctagtggaaaacctaaaaagtcgcttttctctttgattactggaccaattgctctgaaattttcactGGTTAAAGATGGATTTTTTCTCCAGAAgactattatttatttcaaataattctgttagctctgtgagatttggttttgtttgctatgacgtcatcgaacATTCTGCGAACGcttatgctggcactcttcttcatgttcttttgatcacgtgccatcgaacgtcggtggttCGTAACGAAATCCTGGCTTTGCTGCGATTTGAGGAATGGTGAATTGCAAATAGTGCCGTACTTGGTGTTATATTACAATAGGGACTCGGATCGTTGGTGttactacagttgtgagtcggaccatcttgcaatttcaatttacGCTGTCATAAGAcaggaacttctaaagatagGGCAAttccggtaccgtaacacagcgcggtgacactgaactaactcgtaacTGTTTCGTAAAAGCGGGGCTTGAGTTCACTGTTATAACTGATGTCTTTAAATGTTGGTGCTTTTCTTGGAATTGgtaaacgtgtccatatatttgagcacagctctcttgtttatctaTGGGTGGGGTGTGCAAtatgcggcccgcggagtaGTGACAACTTTAAGTGGTGTGCGGCTCGCAAAACAagtttaaatttagtttaatttaatACGTGCGAAGCAAATTTGTGCCTGCAattactagaaagcctatgttaaataaaggtgtggCCCGCGGTTTCGCTCTGTTAATTGTATCTGGCCCTTTTGTAATAAAGGCTGCTTCTGCTAGGGAATTACATAATGCGATATATATCTCAtacattcaattttgttttgcagAAAATTGCGATGTAATCTTTGATCAAAAATGCTTTCGAGTGATCGTGTATCCAACACAAAACATTACATTACCTATTGCTAAGAGTATCTGCAGTAACATGGGCCGGAATCTTGCAAATGTTTACAACGAAGACCATTACCGGATGCTAATGAGTTACATGAGGGCAAAGATTTATCCGGAAATATCCTACTTTAGCGTTTGGACTGGAATGACTTTCGAGGTtggaaaacatatttttgatatttttaaaaggtAATATGAATAATACGTATTATAAATGATTTTTCTGCAATTTGTGAAGATTAATAGCTAAagtacatggcccgccagtctaggtgggtaAAACTTACGGCCCCTGGTCCAGAAACTTTGCCCACACATCTAGTCTTTTAACTTGTTTGCATTTACACCAGAACGATCGTATTCATCTGACAACTGGTGAACCGAGCACTCTCCCAACAAGCGCATGGTACCCAAACCTTCCAGTAAATCTTAAAGGAATAAACTACATTGGGATTGTTGTGAATCGAAATCCGAATGAACAAAATCAAGGAATGTTTAATGTATCACCGAACAACGAATACCACGGAGCTCTGTGtgaattaaaaatagaatagaaagAGTTAACCTGTTGACGCAATAAAAACTGACTATTTGATAAGCTGCAAAATACTTTTGTCCTGCTAAGTTGCCGTCCAAAACATTTTACATTTGTTCGAGAATTCGCAACATGAATGAATGATCAAAAATTTAAACCACAACTTGTCATTAAAAACTTACTATTTGATAGACTTTGAAATACTTTCGTCCTGCTATGTCGTCCAAAATTTCAattgatctataattttattccatccAATTTCCcttcttttatttctattacgagttcagggactagccaagtgactcccgtagtatttctAGCTGAAATTATGGGCTAACCATGGTACACACACTagattccggtgtccgccatcttggttcacatactttgggagtacctattcataaatataaatcataacTTGTTATTAAAACTAACTAATTATAGTCTGCGAAACACTGCTTTGACGTCCAAAACGTCCAAAGTGTTTGAAAATCTGCAACAtgaatgaatattcaaaatattaaccACAACTTGTTTTCATAAATAATTCGACCGACGTTCCATAAGTGTGTGTACTTATATGGTgctgaataattttgttcgcttattttacaTCGAGTTTTGTAAtagggattgaaacctatgggcagggggtatattaacttggctaacacagatagccTCCGAACTCGTTAGAGAACTGAAATAATGAAtatgggaataaaattatgacccaaTCCTAACCTTgaacacatactacgggagtggcgataattcaatatttatattgaattagGGAATATCAAATTTGCACAAATTTTcttgaattgaaatattgacGCATTTGGCTATgctatattcaaatattatctTTCGCGCAGAGTTTCCTAAAatgtgtatatattttattgcatttaatCGCGTACTTATTTGCATTGTTTCATTTCCTATTTTGCATGTaccgaaaataaaataagtttcaaaCCTCCATCGTTGGGCGTCCTTGATTTCTTAAAGCATTGAAAATGTTAAGTAGGGTTAGAAGTTACGCAATGGATGTGGACGGTTACGTGAAATCAGGTTTCTAGACCGGGAGACAAAAAGTTCGCCCGTCTAGGCTGGCaggtcatgtaagtgtgacgtaaaaaattCCTTGAGCAAATTTTCATCTATAAAAACCAAAATTTAGCGCTAGTTTGGTGTTGGCAGCAtcatgcgggccagattgaatcactcAACGGGTTGGATTTGACCTGTGGGCCTTAGTTTGTCAGGATTGTAGACGGTCACGCGCGGTCATCATATATTGCCGTCTGTTGAACAATTAATCACAGAAGAATTAAATGCAAAAAACAGGCGAATTCTGTTAAGTGGCGAGGAGATAACCGTGtagttattggacacaaaatggtcctgtggattgttttgttattttgttgttgttgatcatcaTGATAGTATTTCTTTTCTTGTTGTgtaaaaatcgcctttctcatTGACTACTGGACCATtgcttttgaaattttcagtgagtagagattgtattttttgataGAAGACTattccttttatttattttaaatatttctgtgaactctttgtaattattttctcgtgtgctatgacgtcattgaaatttgcgcaccttgtggcggttccgcgaacGCATATCAGAGGAAGCTAGATATATCACTGTCCTGAATTCACTACtgagtggtaattttcattctaattactAAAGGAAAAGCATCCATTTTTACCGTTACGGCGGTACCCTGATACagttgatgataaaatatttcctTTTCCTTttcgtgtatatatatttgagcatagcttgCTCCCTTGTTCTGTTTtgtgtttcattttatttattgctttaCATTGATTTATAACTATCGGAATCTGaataaattaattcaaaatttgtGTTAGTTTGTGGCAAATCAAGTGCGAACGAACGGTAGATTAGCCGACATAGACTATCAGTTGGAGAATTTCGAAATTAGCAATTTCCAGtctttttaattaattttacctgaaataacgaatttatccctaaaccaCAATGTTACGCCGTAATATAATTCCAAGCAAAAATGTCTCTTGAaaatcttgaaataaatttgctcCAAAAGAATCTCGTCTACAAGCTTGGAATTTCGGCCTTATTACTAGACACATTGACTCCGACCACGATTacccataatgcaatcgtgacaCGTGTGTCGTCTGTCTTGAGTTGACCTTGTTGATGCCCCCCTCGAAAAATTTAAGAGCCACTGCTCTAGAAAAACAGTGATTCTTTCATGGAGCGATAAGCCAATTGTCGGAGCTATTCGTTGTATTTTTGTAAGTATATTTAGGGTTCCAAAACAAAATAGTAAAACTCAAAATCTCGATAaagtttcatttcaaaatatcgAAAAAGAAGGTTTTCTCTAATTTGGtatttagatatttcaataaaaatttcacaggagtttgaaaaattaaaaacatatgTTTTACTAATTTTCTTTTCTCAAAACAGCTTTTACAAGTTTTGCCGCTTCGGGTTTGAAGCCCTCGATAAATGCTTTGATTTTTGGGATATAATGGGATTTTTCCTATTTATCTTGAGGAAAAGATAAATTGCGATTTACTAGTATGACCGAAAAGGTGTTTTTTCCAGATCGAGTACGTTTTAGGTTGGCTCGCTTtcttaattttatcatttatcgCCCCGAGCAAGGATTATTCGCAAGCATGTACGTGGCTATTGTATATTGAAAGGCTCAGAGCCATTCTGTATATCCGAAttagtttaaaaaatttgtaaaaagttAACAAAAAGTTACGGATCTTTATAAATGGACACGTTGTCGATAAGTCTTAATCAGGCGAGTTTGTTTAATAGCTTTTCTTTTTCAGAATTTATTCCTAATTCAGAAATTGCTAGTCTTCCAAAGTATTGATATTAGGCACAGTAATCATGTATTTTACTTTGATACACATGATACTATGCGTTGGAATATCACATGGACAGCGAATCCCCGAACAAAGTTCGCAGGTGAGCGGCGTGGCAAATATTATAGgaaatcacatttattttttttattccctTCGCCATCATTTGGAAAATATTTAGGCCTCGATTTCTGTGGTTAAGATACCAAACTAGAAACCACGGTAATGCACTGTTCAAATAATGTACGagtttataaatgatttaaaataacGGTTGCAGTTGTCGATTAATTAAGTACGGAGGTTTTTCAGTACGCTTGTCGTCGTAGGATGTGTCACATAACCGCGTAATTGCGCTTCATACGTCAACCATATTCCAtccttttgaaaaaataacaactcatataaaaaaacataacagATGCCTTTACTATTTGATTTATTCTTGCTGCACATTAACTAacgcaaatatatttctgtaacgggACACCGACAACAACGTTCATGAAGTTCATGTTGGGGGCTACAACATTGTATTGCAACATTGTATTGTAAGTGTTTTTTATGCCGTTGGATGACTACGGGTCAAGCATAATTACATTGAGGTGAGGTAGAGGTCGAATATAAAGTATTGTGCGTGTAATAATATATACGGTTGAGATGATATATAAATAGAGTTTAATCCCACTCGTAATTTCATTCTTAGTGGTCCCAATGTTCCAAATTTGTTAATGAAATGAGATTATTTGGTTTGCCGGTATGCTTGATCTCAAAACAGTTTTTCTATTCTAATTACCGAAAATTCGTTCATTGTAGAATGGCCTTGTTGACTGCAGTAAGCCCCAACCACGAGATCTTTGTTCTTCTGATTGATGTTTGAACACACACGTGTGCTGTAGAAAATTTCCATTaaaattgtcacgaattttcaggCATACGGTCATTTAAATTTGCGTATAATAGAAACTTAGGCCATTCAGTGAATTACTTAACTGGCGATTTGGGGGAAATCACGCCACAcagcatctcgagtgatgcATAAAGAGTGCCTAGCGCTGAacttaaaatgaataaatgacgGCAGATCAGTAAAAGTCAATcacaaaaattcatttacatCTTTGTCCTGTAATTTGGTATTATTTGTCGTATAAACGCCCTCGGCAGATTTAACGCCGCTGATAACA
The sequence above is a segment of the Styela clava chromosome 7, kaStyClav1.hap1.2, whole genome shotgun sequence genome. Coding sequences within it:
- the LOC120327820 gene encoding uncharacterized protein LOC120327820 is translated as MNKRAKLIAIPGLFDISVIVQFGGASDSSPCGNKDSFTASNQEELRAKLAQKLESVLLENKDDFVTISSHFRYNNELHSTDLTKLDVTTDDVTDLLTTSHPSTAATSDESTSSSSNTNNVAEYTFATDDDVTGSLATDNIMKTSEASKYFKTTSASHLTFESTTPKKFQTTGIITSIVTEHTTTEADRISSTDIERFTTHTTGISLLPENCDVIFDQKCFRVIVYPTQNITLPIAKSICSNMGRNLANVYNEDHYRMLMSYMRAKIYPEISYFSVWTGMTFENDRIHLTTGEPSTLPTSAWYPNLPVNLKGINYIGIVVNRNPNEQNQGMFNVSPNNEYHGALCELKIE